The window TCATAGCCATAGAAATCTTCAATGTCAGAATTTTTCTTATTTGCGTAGCGCCACTCATCTTTGATATTCCATTGCTTATCAAATTCTTTGGGTGCATTTTGCCACGAGTTGATGACCCCGCAGGGATGACGAACAATTCCAATAATCTTTGTGTCGGATTGCTGGAGAAGAGTTGGAATAATATTTAGATATCGCACTTCTTTCCATACAAGATGGGTAATGTTTTCTTTTTTAAACGAAGGTGTCGGATTTCCGCTCAGGTTAGTGGATTGGCAGACAAACTCATCATCGGTGGCAAGCAGTGCGTTGTGGAAAGTATTAATATCTTCAGAACTACTGTCGGCAGAAATTTCCTCATCAAATGAATAGGAAAAAATAGGCTGATAGCGATACGCTACATTAGGAGAACTGTTAAAAATTTGCCCCAGCCAGGAAGTGCCCGACCGCGGGACGCCAAATATGGCTATGTTATTCATATCAGACCAGCGTAAATGCAGTTAAAAAATCATTACGTATTTTTTCGGGATTGTTAAACATCAGCACATCAATAATTGACAAACCGGTTACAAAATCATCACCGAACTGCTCGTATTCGGGCAGTGATGGCTCAATAAATTTCAATTCTACTCCTTCATCCTCAAAAGTAGATTTGGAATACAAGTCTTTACCGCCGGTGGGATTGATATACGTTTTTGCCTTTTCTTGATGGCAGATGTCAATCAACCGTTCGGCCCGCCCCAACTCACGGTTGTCATAATTTTGAGAACTTACCTTAAAGTTTGTATCAATTTCCAGATACTCCGAACTTTGTCTCACGCTTGCCATAGCCAGATTGCCAATAGCGTTGCTGTTGGTATGGAGTACGCTTTTGATAATGGGGAAAACGTCATCAAAAAAAGGAGCGTTGCTGTAAGAAAACTTTATTTTTTTAAGCAGTTTGCCTCGTTTTTTGTCTGTCAGCGCATGATCCACTTCGTTGATCAGCTTATTTTGCGAAGCATCACTACAGGGGATGGTAAAGTACTTTTCGTTGCCATTAATCAGTACTTTATTTCTGTTTATCCACCCGCGGGTGATAAAATGGACATCATCATAGAACACGAAGGTATCTACCGCAGATACAAGCTGGAAATATCCTAAATAGGGGAAAAGATACGGCTGAACAATAGCTAGACTCATTATTATAAACGACTAATTAGTTGCTGCTTCAATTTTTTGCGATCGCGTAAAAGTTCTGATGTTTTATTATTTGCCAGTGTTTTTTGCTTTACCAGCTCTTTGACTTTGTTAAAGTACTGATAATTTTTGTCACCAATAGCGGGAGTCCACTGCCCGTTGGTTTCAAGAGGATATCCGAGATGCTGCATCTGCGATTGACAAATGCTCTCAACAATAGCCACCTGTTTCTGGGATAGACGATCTCGGTATTTTTGGGTGTTGGATGAATCAATGGGCTTGTCTAGGTTTTTCCAAAGCACATTACGATCGGCCTCTTCGCGTTTTTGTTGATTCTGGAAACACCGTTCATCAATATCTAAATTGAGATATTGCAGCAGATTTGTCATTGTTTGTTTCGTTAAGGTAATGAGCTCTTCATAGCTTAACCGGTGATAGGGGAGATGATGTGAAAGGTGCAGAGATCGACATTTTTGTTGGTCTTCCTTCCATGCATGGGCTGCTCCGTAAGGAGTAAAAAACAACATCTTATTTTTAAGCCAGGAGCTTACTACGTCCCGCGGATCGCGATACAAGTACACCCAGTTGATAGCAGAAAGACTTGTAGTGATAAGCCCGCTATAATTAAAGAGATGCCGTTCTTTGCAGACATATCCGGATTTACCATCCTGCAGGGCCTTAGTACTATACAATGTATCTACTGCTTCGACAAAACTTTTGGGAGCTGATTGCGAATACATTTCCTCGGCCGAAGTGTCAAGCTGCCAGTCAC is drawn from Fodinibius salinus and contains these coding sequences:
- a CDS encoding sulfotransferase family protein: MNNIAIFGVPRSGTSWLGQIFNSSPNVAYRYQPIFSYSFDEEISADSSSEDINTFHNALLATDDEFVCQSTNLSGNPTPSFKKENITHLVWKEVRYLNIIPTLLQQSDTKIIGIVRHPCGVINSWQNAPKEFDKQWNIKDEWRYANKKNSDIEDFYGYERWVKATKLMLDMAQQFPNQCCIQSYEKLVGNPIQQSRKVLEFAGLSLNEQTKSFLQNSTTSPSDDPYDVYRKNKTGFEWKSQLNPVIINEIANDDRFIEIEKHFEWNTLEQKNR
- a CDS encoding WbqC family protein; translation: MSLAIVQPYLFPYLGYFQLVSAVDTFVFYDDVHFITRGWINRNKVLINGNEKYFTIPCSDASQNKLINEVDHALTDKKRGKLLKKIKFSYSNAPFFDDVFPIIKSVLHTNSNAIGNLAMASVRQSSEYLEIDTNFKVSSQNYDNRELGRAERLIDICHQEKAKTYINPTGGKDLYSKSTFEDEGVELKFIEPSLPEYEQFGDDFVTGLSIIDVLMFNNPEKIRNDFLTAFTLV
- a CDS encoding sulfotransferase, whose protein sequence is MDCKRIYILYSERSGSNLLRLLLGNHPELSAPVSPQLFDSFIPFADRFGDLRNKKNSIRLLSLMKKYANHPFSDWQLDTSAEEMYSQSAPKSFVEAVDTLYSTKALQDGKSGYVCKERHLFNYSGLITTSLSAINWVYLYRDPRDVVSSWLKNKMLFFTPYGAAHAWKEDQQKCRSLHLSHHLPYHRLSYEELITLTKQTMTNLLQYLNLDIDERCFQNQQKREEADRNVLWKNLDKPIDSSNTQKYRDRLSQKQVAIVESICQSQMQHLGYPLETNGQWTPAIGDKNYQYFNKVKELVKQKTLANNKTSELLRDRKKLKQQLISRL